Proteins encoded within one genomic window of Streptomyces sp. NBC_01314:
- a CDS encoding FHA domain-containing protein produces the protein MPELVLELNGQTWTLDPSRAYTLGRDPQGDIVFDDARVSWRHATISYSGRSWVIEDHGSTNGTFVQGQRIHQLEIGPGSAVHLGNATDGPRVSLSGSAASVAQPQQPYAAQGASAGYAGQQAPPQQAPQGGWQQPQQAQVPQQQGFPQQGPGGGAGAPPVYGDRSPTTFHHLALGRVMRIGRALENELVVSDLQVSRNHAEFHATPDGRFEIRDLGSHNGTFVNGMPIAKGGTALLGPNDIVGVGHSTFRIIGDRLEEFVDTGDVSFSARHLTVTVDGGKQILKDVSFGVPEKSLIAVIGPSGSGKSTLLKALTGYRPANQGDVLYDNRNLYKQFAELRQRIGLVPQDDILHKELTVKKALKYAAKLRFPADTTAQERDARIDEVLRELKLDIHKDKKITSLSGGQRKRVSVALELLTKPSLIFLDEPTSGLDPGMDRDVMQLLRGLADDGRTVLVVTHSVAELAICDKLLVMAPGGSVAYFGPPEEALNFFGYETWADVFSAFENYRDYDWAGRWKGSQHFQMYAADIDAVAPQSVHMPPPQSMRPPKPQGWLSQLGTLVRRYVSVIASDKGFLALTVILPAVLGAVSLLIDPDKDLLVRGVNKASGLPVPNGTATTVLLILAVGACFAGAANSVRELIKERVIYERERATGLSRSAYLMSKVIVLGAVTVFQGALVGAIGFSSRTIPDEALIFGEGKFAVMLELSIPIMGLGFTSMMFGLVISSLVKTAEKTMPLLVMFAIVQVVFTGCLFALHGSPGVNEFSYLMPSRWAVAAAGATLDFNNISPPKEAGDTDPLWDHTVGSYSLDMIALIVIGVICGVLVARFLRRHEPEVMRK, from the coding sequence GTGCCGGAACTCGTACTGGAATTGAACGGACAAACCTGGACGCTCGATCCGTCCAGGGCATATACCCTCGGACGTGATCCGCAGGGGGACATCGTGTTCGACGATGCCAGGGTGTCCTGGCGTCACGCCACGATCAGCTACAGCGGCCGTAGTTGGGTGATCGAGGACCACGGCAGCACCAACGGCACCTTCGTGCAGGGGCAGCGGATCCACCAGCTGGAGATCGGCCCCGGCTCGGCCGTGCACCTGGGCAACGCGACCGACGGACCGAGAGTCAGCCTCTCCGGTTCCGCCGCGTCCGTCGCACAGCCTCAGCAGCCGTACGCCGCGCAGGGCGCGAGCGCCGGATACGCCGGCCAGCAGGCCCCGCCGCAGCAGGCGCCACAGGGGGGCTGGCAGCAGCCGCAGCAGGCACAGGTCCCGCAGCAGCAGGGCTTCCCGCAGCAGGGCCCCGGTGGTGGCGCGGGGGCGCCGCCGGTCTACGGCGACCGCAGCCCGACCACGTTCCACCACCTGGCACTCGGCCGTGTCATGCGCATCGGCCGTGCCCTGGAGAACGAACTGGTCGTCTCCGACCTGCAGGTCTCGCGCAACCACGCCGAGTTCCACGCGACGCCCGACGGGCGCTTCGAGATCCGTGACCTCGGCTCGCACAACGGCACGTTCGTGAACGGTATGCCGATCGCCAAGGGCGGCACGGCACTCCTCGGCCCGAACGACATCGTCGGCGTCGGCCACTCGACGTTCCGTATCATCGGCGACCGTCTCGAGGAGTTCGTCGACACCGGTGACGTCTCCTTCTCCGCACGCCATCTGACGGTCACCGTCGACGGCGGCAAGCAGATCCTGAAGGACGTCTCCTTCGGCGTCCCGGAGAAGTCGCTCATCGCGGTCATCGGCCCCTCGGGCTCCGGAAAGTCCACCCTGCTGAAGGCGCTCACGGGCTACCGCCCGGCCAACCAGGGTGACGTCCTCTACGACAACCGGAACCTGTACAAGCAGTTCGCCGAGCTGCGCCAGCGCATCGGTCTGGTCCCGCAGGACGACATCCTGCACAAGGAACTGACCGTCAAGAAGGCCCTCAAGTACGCGGCCAAGCTCCGCTTTCCGGCCGACACCACGGCCCAGGAGCGCGACGCCCGTATCGACGAGGTGCTGCGCGAGCTGAAGCTCGACATCCACAAGGACAAGAAGATCACCTCGCTCTCCGGCGGCCAGCGCAAGCGCGTCTCGGTCGCCCTGGAGCTGCTGACCAAGCCGTCGCTGATCTTCCTGGACGAGCCGACCTCCGGCCTCGACCCGGGCATGGACCGCGACGTCATGCAGCTGCTGCGCGGCCTCGCCGACGACGGCCGTACGGTCCTGGTGGTCACCCACTCCGTCGCCGAGCTGGCGATCTGCGACAAGCTGCTGGTGATGGCCCCGGGCGGCTCGGTGGCGTACTTCGGTCCGCCCGAGGAGGCCCTGAACTTCTTCGGCTACGAGACCTGGGCCGACGTCTTCTCCGCCTTCGAGAACTACCGCGACTACGACTGGGCGGGCCGCTGGAAGGGCTCGCAGCACTTCCAGATGTACGCCGCGGACATCGACGCCGTGGCCCCGCAGTCGGTGCACATGCCGCCGCCGCAGTCGATGCGTCCGCCGAAGCCGCAGGGCTGGCTCTCCCAGCTCGGCACCCTGGTCCGGCGCTACGTCTCCGTCATCGCGTCCGACAAGGGCTTCCTGGCGCTGACGGTGATCCTGCCGGCCGTGCTCGGCGCGGTGAGCCTGCTCATCGACCCGGACAAGGACCTGCTGGTCCGGGGGGTGAACAAGGCGTCCGGCCTGCCCGTCCCGAACGGCACGGCCACCACGGTGCTGCTGATCCTCGCGGTCGGCGCGTGCTTCGCGGGCGCCGCCAACTCCGTCCGCGAGCTGATCAAGGAACGGGTGATCTACGAGCGGGAGCGGGCCACCGGCCTGTCACGCTCGGCGTACCTGATGTCCAAGGTGATCGTCCTCGGCGCGGTCACCGTGTTCCAGGGCGCCCTGGTCGGCGCGATCGGCTTCTCCAGTCGGACGATCCCGGACGAGGCGCTGATCTTCGGCGAGGGCAAGTTCGCCGTCATGCTCGAACTCTCCATCCCGATCATGGGCCTCGGCTTCACGTCCATGATGTTCGGCCTGGTCATCTCCTCGCTGGTGAAGACCGCCGAGAAGACGATGCCGCTGCTGGTGATGTTCGCGATCGTCCAGGTCGTCTTCACCGGCTGCCTCTTCGCCCTGCACGGCAGCCCCGGCGTCAACGAGTTCTCGTACCTGATGCCGTCGCGCTGGGCGGTCGCCGCCGCCGGTGCCACGCTGGACTTCAACAACATCAGTCCCCCCAAGGAGGCGGGCGACACCGACCCGCTGTGGGACCACACGGTCGGCTCCTACAGCCTCGACATGATCGCCCTCATCGTGATCGGCGTGATCTGCGGTGTCCTCGTGGCCCGCTTCCTGCGCCGCCACGAACCGGAGGTCATGCGGAAGTAG
- a CDS encoding transglycosylase SLT domain-containing protein, with translation MPKNANVLRNRLALTKTHKLSFAGVAAVGAASLALSLVPAQAQTSAKTVSAAPVAFSQSATQAAKASVTDQAADADKKAAAAAAKKKAEQERAKKEAASRSAQRAKIAKAAAKTYPDNLDGWIREALDIMKKHKIPGTYHGLHKNIMRESSGNPKAINDWDINAINGVPSIGLLQVIKPTFDAYHVPGTAKSQYDPVANLTAAANYAADRYGSIDNVNSAY, from the coding sequence ATGCCCAAGAACGCCAACGTCCTCCGCAACCGTCTCGCCCTGACCAAGACCCACAAGCTGTCGTTCGCCGGAGTGGCCGCCGTCGGCGCCGCCTCCCTCGCGTTGTCGCTGGTGCCGGCCCAGGCTCAGACCTCCGCGAAGACGGTTTCCGCGGCGCCGGTGGCGTTCAGTCAGAGTGCGACCCAGGCCGCGAAGGCGAGCGTCACGGACCAGGCCGCCGACGCCGACAAGAAGGCCGCCGCCGCTGCCGCGAAGAAGAAGGCCGAGCAGGAGCGCGCGAAGAAGGAGGCCGCCAGCCGGTCCGCCCAGCGCGCCAAGATCGCCAAGGCCGCCGCAAAGACCTACCCGGACAATCTCGACGGCTGGATCCGTGAGGCGCTCGACATCATGAAGAAGCACAAGATCCCGGGCACCTACCACGGCCTGCACAAGAACATCATGCGGGAGTCCTCGGGCAACCCGAAGGCCATCAACGACTGGGACATCAACGCCATCAACGGCGTCCCGTCGATCGGTCTGCTGCAGGTCATCAAGCCGACCTTCGACGCCTACCACGTCCCGGGCACGGCCAAGAGCCAGTACGACCCGGTCGCCAACCTGACGGCCGCCGCGAACTACGCCGCCGACCGCTACGGGTCGATCGACAACGTCAACAGCGCGTACTGA
- a CDS encoding S-adenosylmethionine:tRNA ribosyltransferase-isomerase — protein sequence MTTAAVRVPDGSHARVPAEQRGPGLDRDGVRLLVSRGTEVSHHAFAALPGLLRAGDLLVVNTSPTLAAAVDGTVGHARVVVHFSTRGDDGRWAVELRDPDGRGTTRARAGGPAGTEVRLPGEVRLVLEEPLSGRGERLWWARVSSAAVAGVLREHGRPIRYSYTERDQPLSVYQTVFALPSEDGTGSAEMPSAGRPFTARLVAELVSRGVQFAPVVLHTGVASAEAHEPPYPERFAVPEASARLVNAARAGGGRVVAVGTTAVRAVESAAGSDGVVRAWEGWTDLVVTPERRVRVVDGLLTGLHEPEASHLLMLEAVGGRAAIDRAYEEAVEGRYLWHEFGDVHLILPGRSPKGPHGEHCDSNCR from the coding sequence ATGACGACGGCGGCGGTGCGTGTGCCGGACGGGTCGCACGCGCGCGTGCCCGCCGAGCAGCGCGGGCCGGGCCTCGACCGGGACGGGGTACGGCTGCTGGTCTCGCGCGGTACGGAGGTGTCGCACCACGCGTTCGCGGCGCTGCCGGGGTTGCTGAGGGCGGGGGACCTGCTGGTCGTCAACACGTCGCCGACGCTGGCGGCGGCGGTGGACGGGACGGTGGGGCACGCGCGCGTGGTGGTGCATTTCTCCACGCGGGGCGACGACGGGCGGTGGGCCGTCGAACTGCGGGATCCGGACGGGCGCGGCACCACGCGCGCGCGGGCGGGCGGTCCGGCGGGGACGGAGGTGCGGCTTCCCGGTGAGGTGCGGCTGGTCCTGGAGGAGCCGCTGAGCGGACGGGGTGAGCGGCTGTGGTGGGCCCGCGTGTCCTCGGCGGCTGTCGCCGGGGTGCTGCGGGAGCACGGGCGGCCCATTCGTTACTCCTATACGGAGCGGGATCAGCCGTTGTCCGTGTATCAGACGGTGTTCGCGTTGCCGTCCGAGGACGGGACGGGGAGCGCGGAGATGCCGAGTGCGGGGCGGCCGTTCACGGCACGGCTCGTGGCGGAGCTGGTGAGCCGGGGTGTGCAGTTCGCGCCGGTCGTGCTGCACACCGGGGTGGCGTCGGCGGAGGCGCACGAGCCGCCGTATCCGGAGCGGTTCGCGGTGCCGGAGGCGTCGGCGCGGTTGGTCAACGCGGCGCGGGCAGGTGGCGGGCGGGTCGTGGCGGTGGGGACGACCGCGGTGCGGGCCGTGGAGTCGGCCGCCGGGTCCGACGGCGTCGTACGGGCGTGGGAGGGGTGGACGGACCTGGTGGTGACGCCGGAGCGCAGGGTGCGGGTGGTGGACGGGCTGCTGACGGGGCTGCACGAGCCGGAGGCCTCGCATCTGCTGATGCTGGAGGCGGTCGGGGGGCGGGCGGCGATCGACCGCGCCTACGAGGAGGCGGTCGAGGGGCGCTACCTGTGGCACGAGTTCGGGGACGTGCACCTCATCCTGCCGGGCCGCTCGCCGAAAGGGCCTCACGGAGAGCATTGCGACAGCAACTGCCGGTGA
- a CDS encoding SDR family NAD(P)-dependent oxidoreductase, whose protein sequence is MPVAIITGASKGLGRALGAALAERGWDLVLDARTAEALKESAAELSGYGTRVEALPGDVTDAGHRAGLVAAARGLGGVDLLVNNASALGAEPLVRLEGLAPDGLRRALEVNVVAALGLVQEALPLLRASGAGAVIGVSSDAAVEAYETWGGYGASKAALDQLSAVLAEEEPGLRVWAVDPGDMGTDLYAAAVPGDDDPRPSPRSVVPAFLRLLDERPASGRYGAPSLLEGR, encoded by the coding sequence ATGCCGGTAGCGATCATCACGGGGGCTTCGAAGGGGCTGGGCCGGGCGCTGGGCGCGGCGCTGGCGGAGCGCGGGTGGGACCTGGTGCTCGACGCCAGGACCGCCGAGGCGCTGAAGGAGTCGGCGGCGGAGCTGTCGGGGTACGGGACGCGGGTGGAGGCGCTGCCGGGTGATGTCACGGACGCCGGGCACCGGGCCGGGCTGGTGGCGGCGGCGCGGGGGCTGGGCGGGGTCGACCTGCTGGTGAACAACGCAAGCGCGCTGGGCGCCGAGCCGCTCGTCCGGCTGGAGGGGCTGGCGCCGGACGGGTTGCGGCGGGCGCTGGAGGTCAATGTGGTCGCGGCGCTGGGGCTGGTCCAGGAGGCGTTGCCGCTGTTGCGGGCCTCCGGGGCGGGTGCGGTGATCGGCGTCAGCTCGGACGCGGCGGTCGAGGCGTACGAGACGTGGGGTGGGTACGGGGCCTCGAAGGCGGCGCTGGACCAGCTGTCGGCGGTGCTGGCCGAGGAGGAGCCGGGGCTTCGGGTCTGGGCCGTCGATCCCGGGGACATGGGCACGGACCTGTACGCGGCGGCCGTACCGGGCGACGACGATCCGCGGCCGAGCCCGAGGAGTGTGGTCCCGGCCTTTCTGCGGTTGCTCGACGAGCGGCCGGCCAGTGGCCGCTACGGGGCGCCGTCCCTGCTGGAGGGGCGATGA
- a CDS encoding GAF domain-containing sensor histidine kinase: MSQGPRSGLAAVSSALLAMSRHLEVRDVLKTIVASARELLDAEYAALGVPDDHGGFAQFVVDGVSDDQWKAIGPLPRQHGILAAMLHEATPERLADVRKDPRFEGWPSAHPDLVDFLGLPIRDGDEVIGALFLANKRCPSPEGGCGFTGEDEELLSTLAQHAAIALTNARLYERSRELTIAEERSRLAHELHDAVSQKLFSLRLTAQAAAALVDRDPARAKGELQQVAALAAEAADELRAAVVELRPAGLDEDGLVATLRTQIHVLDRAHSARVTFSGRGARALPAAQEEAMLRVAQEALHNALRHSGAERVDVTLDRHGGGAVLRVTDDGAGFDPQGVRRAGRHLGLVSMRDRAGGVGGRLSVESAPGKGTTIEMEVPGG; this comes from the coding sequence ATGAGTCAAGGTCCACGGTCCGGCCTCGCCGCGGTGAGTTCCGCGCTGCTGGCCATGAGCAGGCACCTGGAGGTGCGCGACGTCCTCAAGACGATCGTCGCCTCCGCGCGTGAGCTGCTCGACGCGGAGTACGCCGCGCTCGGCGTCCCCGACGACCACGGCGGCTTCGCCCAGTTCGTCGTCGACGGCGTCAGCGACGACCAGTGGAAGGCCATCGGACCGCTCCCGCGCCAGCACGGCATCCTCGCCGCCATGCTCCACGAGGCCACCCCCGAGCGCCTGGCCGACGTCCGCAAGGATCCCCGCTTCGAAGGCTGGCCGAGCGCCCACCCCGACCTGGTCGACTTCCTGGGCCTGCCCATCCGCGACGGCGACGAGGTCATCGGCGCCCTCTTCCTCGCCAACAAGCGCTGCCCCAGCCCCGAGGGCGGCTGCGGCTTCACCGGAGAGGACGAGGAACTGCTGTCGACCCTCGCCCAGCACGCCGCGATCGCCCTGACCAACGCCCGCCTCTACGAGCGCAGCCGCGAGCTGACCATCGCCGAGGAGCGCTCCAGGCTCGCCCACGAACTCCATGACGCGGTCAGCCAGAAACTCTTCTCCCTGCGCCTGACCGCCCAGGCCGCCGCCGCCCTCGTCGACCGCGACCCCGCCCGCGCCAAGGGCGAACTCCAGCAGGTGGCCGCACTCGCCGCCGAGGCCGCGGACGAACTGCGCGCCGCCGTCGTCGAGCTGCGCCCCGCCGGACTCGACGAGGACGGCCTGGTCGCCACCCTGCGCACCCAGATCCACGTACTGGACCGTGCCCACAGCGCCCGCGTCACCTTCTCCGGCCGCGGCGCCCGCGCGCTGCCCGCCGCCCAGGAGGAGGCCATGCTGCGCGTCGCCCAGGAGGCCCTGCACAACGCCCTGCGGCACTCGGGAGCCGAGCGGGTCGACGTCACCCTCGACCGGCACGGCGGCGGAGCCGTCCTGCGGGTCACGGACGACGGCGCCGGCTTCGACCCCCAGGGCGTACGCCGCGCGGGCCGCCACCTGGGCCTGGTCTCCATGCGCGACCGGGCCGGCGGGGTCGGCGGCCGACTGAGCGTGGAATCGGCGCCCGGAAAGGGCACCACGATCGAGATGGAGGTCCCCGGTGGCTGA
- a CDS encoding response regulator — MADAIKVLLVDDHQVVRRGLRTFLEVQDDIEVVGEAADGAEGVARAEELRPDVVLMDVKMPGMDGVDALRKLRELANPARVLIVTSFTEQRTVVPALRAGAAGYVYKDVDPDALAGAIRSVHAGHILLQPEVADALLSREEVNSGQGRSGSLTEREREVLGLIADGRSNREIARALVLSEKTVKTHVSNILMKLDLADRTQAALWAVRHGVA; from the coding sequence GTGGCTGACGCAATCAAGGTGCTGCTCGTCGACGACCACCAGGTGGTCCGACGCGGCCTGCGCACCTTCCTGGAGGTGCAGGACGACATAGAGGTCGTGGGAGAGGCCGCTGACGGAGCCGAAGGAGTCGCCCGCGCCGAGGAGCTCCGGCCCGACGTCGTCCTCATGGACGTCAAGATGCCGGGCATGGACGGTGTCGACGCGCTGCGCAAGCTCCGCGAACTCGCCAACCCCGCGCGCGTGCTCATCGTCACCAGCTTCACCGAGCAGCGCACCGTCGTCCCCGCACTGCGCGCCGGCGCCGCCGGGTACGTCTACAAGGACGTGGACCCCGACGCCCTCGCCGGCGCCATCCGCTCGGTGCACGCCGGACACATCCTCCTCCAGCCGGAGGTCGCCGACGCGCTCCTGTCCCGGGAGGAGGTGAACTCCGGCCAGGGGAGGAGCGGTTCACTCACCGAGCGGGAGCGCGAGGTACTCGGCCTGATAGCCGACGGCCGCTCCAACCGGGAGATCGCCCGCGCACTGGTCCTCTCCGAGAAGACGGTGAAGACCCATGTCTCGAACATCCTGATGAAGCTCGACCTCGCGGACCGCACCCAGGCCGCACTATGGGCGGTACGTCACGGTGTGGCCTGA
- the chpE gene encoding chaplin ChpE, with amino-acid sequence MKNLKKAAAVTMVAGGLVAAGAGMASATDGGAHADGKAIGSPGVVSGNVIQAPVDIPVNAVGNSVNVVGILNPAFGNLGVNH; translated from the coding sequence GTGAAGAACCTGAAGAAGGCCGCCGCTGTCACGATGGTGGCCGGTGGCCTCGTCGCCGCCGGTGCCGGTATGGCCTCCGCCACCGACGGTGGGGCGCACGCCGACGGCAAGGCCATCGGCTCGCCGGGCGTCGTCTCGGGCAACGTCATTCAGGCCCCGGTCGACATTCCCGTGAACGCGGTCGGCAACAGCGTGAACGTCGTCGGCATCCTGAACCCGGCCTTCGGCAACCTGGGTGTCAACCACTGA